The following proteins come from a genomic window of Pleuronectes platessa chromosome 2, fPlePla1.1, whole genome shotgun sequence:
- the LOC128458238 gene encoding gamma-glutamyl hydrolase-like, which yields MALRWNSKRRSNAFITTEANDASDYFPVWGTCLGFEQLTVLTAKKHLLTLTDTHAVALPLNFTRRARSSRLFRSFPKDVLRSMTEENITANFHKWSLSTKNFSANPTLKKFYKVLSTNHDGKQEFISTMEAYRYPIYGVLWHPEKNPFEWVDKPGMIHSTAATRVAFYSASFFVSEAMKNNHSFPSREEEERALIYNFCPVFKGMDSVFVQSYYFD from the exons atggctTTGAGGTGGAACAGCAAGAGGCGCTCAAatgccttcatcaccacagag gccaACGATGCCTCGGACTACTTCCCCGTCTGGGGAACTTGTCTGGGCTTCGAGCAGCTGACTGTCTTAACAGCGAAGAAGCACCTGCTCACGCTCACTGACACCCACGCTGTGGCTCTGCCGCTCAACTTCACACGAA GAGCCCGTTCCAGCCGTCTCTTTCGGAGTTTCCCCAAAGATGTGCTGAGGTCTATGACCGAGGAAAACATCACGGCCAACTTCCACAAGTGGAGTCTGTCCACCAAG AACTTCAGCGCGAATCCCACGCTGAAGAAGTTTTACAAGGTCCTGTCGACGAACCACGATGGGAAACAAGAATTCATCTCAACCATGGAAG CCTACCGGTATCCAATTTATGGAGTTCTGTGGCATCCGGAGAAAAACCCCTTTGAGTGGGTGGACAAACCGGGGATGATTCACTCCACCGCTGCAACAAGAGTCGCCTTCTACTCTGCCAGCTTCTTCGTCTCTGAAG CCATGAAGAACAACCACAGTTTCCCGagtcgggaggaggaggagagagcgctCATCTACAACTTCTGTCCTGTCTTCAAAGGCATGGACTCCGTCTTTGTTCAGAGCTACTACTTTGATTGA
- the LOC128458264 gene encoding gamma-glutamyl hydrolase-like, translated as MALRWNSKRRSNAFITTEANDASDYFPVWGTCLGFEQLTVLTAKKHLLTLTDTHAVALPLNFTRRARSSRLFRSFPKDVLRSLTEENITANFHKWSLSTKNFSANPTLKKFYKVLSTNHDGKQEFISTMEAYRYPIYGVLWHPEKNPFEWVDKPGMIHSTAATRVAFYSNSFFVSEAMKNNHSFPSREEEERALIYNFCPVFKGMDSVFVQSYYFD; from the exons atggctTTGAGGTGGAACAGCAAGAGGCGCTCAAATGCtttcatcaccacagag gccaACGATGCCTCGGACTACTTCCCCGTCTGGGGAACTTGTCTGGGCTTCGAGCAGCTGACTGTCTTAACAGCGAAGAAGCACCTGCTCACGCTCACTGACACCCACGCTGTGGCTCTGCCGCTCAACTTCACACGAA GAGCCCGTTCCAGCCGTCTGTTTCGGAGTTTCCCCAAAGATGTGCTGAGGTCTCTGACCGAGGAAAACATCACGGCCAACTTCCACAAGTGGAGTCTGTCCACCAAG AACTTCAGCGCGAATCCCACGCTGAAGAAGTTTTACAAGGTCCTGTCGACGAACCACGATGGGAAACAAGAATTCATCTCAACCATGGAAG CCTACCGGTATCCAATTTATGGAGTTCTGTGGCATCCGGAGAAAAACCCCTTTGAGTGGGTGGACAAACCGGGGATGATTCACTCCACCGCTGCAACAAGAGTCGCCTTCTACTCTAACAGCTTCTTCGTCTCTGAAG CCATGAAGAACAACCACAGTTTCCCGagtcgggaggaggaggagagagcgctCATCTACAACTTCTGTCCTGTCTTCAAAGGCATGGACTCCGTCTTCGTTCAGAGCTACTACTTTGATTGA
- the LOC128461285 gene encoding gamma-glutamyl hydrolase-like, with protein sequence MDQPLNSRPIIGVLADEASKESQATRGYSYIPACYVKFLEAAGARVVPVRLNLSEEEYTKIFNSINGFVLPGGSSDLLESPYSRAAGIMFNLALRANDASDYFPILGSCLGFEMLTVLTAKEHLLSLTDTMAVALPLDLTPMARSSRLFQSFPKDVVRSLTEENICPHFHKWSLSAESFNGNSRLQEFYKVLSTNHDGKLEFISTIEAYQYPIYGLQWHPEKTPFEWIDKPGMIHSTAAIRVSFYSGSFFVSEARKSTHRFPSQEEEERALIYNYSPIFTGNGSIFMQIYYFD encoded by the exons ATGGACCAGCCGCTCAACAGCCGACCCATCATCG GGGTGTTGGCAGATGAAGCCAGTAAAGAGAGTCAGGCTACAAGGGGCTATTCCTACATCCCTGCTTGCTATGTGAAATTCCTGGAGGCAGCCGGGGCCAGAGTCGTACCGGTCAG ATTAAATCTCTCAGAAGAAGAATATACTAAGATATTCAACTCAATAAACGG GTTTGTGCTGCCGGGAGGATCTTCCGATCTGCTGGAGTCGCCCTACAGTCGAGCCGCCGGTATAATGTTCAACTTGGCTCTGAGG gccaACGATGCCTCAGACTACTTCCCCATCTTGGGATCTTGTCTTGGCTTCGAGATGCTGACTGTCTTAACAGCGAAGGAACACCTGCTCTCGCTCACTGACACCATGGCTGTGGCTCTGCCGCTCGACCTCACACCAA TGGCCCGTTCCAGCCGTCTGTTTCAGAGTTTCCCCAAAGATGTGGTGAGGTCTCTGACCGAGGAAAACATCTGCCCCCACTTCCACAAGTGGAGTCTGTCCGCCGAG AGCTTCAACGGGAATTCCAGGCTACAGGAGTTTTACAAGGTCCTGTCGACGAACCACGATGGGAAGCTAGAATTCATCTCCACTATCGAAG CCTACCAGTATCCAATTTATGGATTACAGTGGCATCCGGAGAAAACCCCCTTCGAGTGGATCGACAAACCGGGGATGATTCACTCCACCGCTGCAATAAGAGTCTCCTTCTACTCTGGCAGCTTCTTCGTCTCTGAAG CCAGGAAGAGCACCCATCGTTTCCCgagtcaggaggaggaagagagagcgcTCATCTACAACTACTCTCCCATCTTCACTGGCAATGGGTCCATCTTCATGCAGATCTATTACTTTGATTGA